Proteins encoded by one window of Kineococcus endophyticus:
- a CDS encoding chemotaxis protein CheB, which yields MTTRDVVLVGASAGGVEALRTLVAGLPADLPATVLVVLHVPPTGSNALAAILDRSGPLPARAAEHGGALRHGEVVVAVPDRHLLLTDDHVALTSGPRENGHRPAVDTLFRSAARAVGPRAIGVVLTGALDDGAAGLVALRAQGGTGVVQDPADALYDGMPRAALEAARPEHVVPLADLPGLLVRLVHEQAPARPSSAGDDRMREEVAMAEFDLRPLAGDDHPGEPSGYSCPDCSGVLWRIEDHGLLRFRCRVGHAWSPGSLQDQQTSELDGALWMALRSLEERAALAREMADRARESGHGLTASRYTDRAVETGDAARTIRRLLTSGTLRGPAGTERAQDETDG from the coding sequence GTGACCACCCGAGACGTCGTCCTCGTGGGCGCGAGCGCGGGTGGGGTCGAGGCGCTGCGCACCCTCGTCGCCGGCCTGCCGGCCGACCTGCCCGCCACCGTCCTCGTCGTCCTGCACGTGCCGCCGACGGGGTCGAACGCCCTCGCGGCCATCCTGGACCGCTCCGGCCCGCTCCCGGCCCGCGCCGCCGAGCACGGCGGGGCCCTGCGTCACGGCGAGGTCGTCGTCGCCGTGCCCGACCGGCACCTGCTGCTGACCGACGACCACGTCGCCCTGACGAGCGGACCGCGGGAGAACGGGCACCGTCCCGCCGTCGACACCCTCTTCCGGTCGGCGGCGCGCGCGGTCGGCCCCCGAGCGATCGGCGTGGTCCTGACCGGCGCCCTCGACGACGGCGCCGCGGGCCTCGTGGCCCTGCGCGCCCAGGGCGGCACCGGGGTCGTGCAGGACCCCGCCGACGCCCTCTACGACGGCATGCCCCGGGCGGCCCTGGAGGCGGCCCGGCCCGAGCACGTCGTGCCGCTCGCGGACCTGCCGGGGCTCCTGGTCCGGCTCGTCCACGAGCAGGCCCCAGCCCGGCCGTCCTCGGCCGGCGACGACCGGATGCGCGAGGAGGTCGCGATGGCGGAGTTCGACCTGCGTCCCCTGGCGGGCGACGACCACCCCGGTGAGCCGTCGGGGTACTCCTGCCCCGACTGCTCGGGCGTGCTGTGGCGGATCGAGGACCACGGGCTGCTGCGGTTCCGCTGCCGGGTCGGGCACGCCTGGAGCCCGGGGAGCCTGCAGGACCAGCAGACCTCCGAACTCGACGGCGCCCTGTGGATGGCCCTGCGCAGCCTGGAGGAACGGGCCGCGCTGGCCCGGGAGATGGCCGACCGAGCACGCGAGTCCGGGCACGGGTTGACGGCGAGCCGGTACACCGACCGCGCCGTCGAGACCGGTGACGCGGCCCGCACCATCCGCCGGCTGCTGACGTCGGGGACACTGCGGGGACCGGCGGGGACGGAACGGGCACAGGACGAGACGGACGGCTGA
- a CDS encoding sugar phosphate isomerase/epimerase family protein, producing MVKIALDPTPFHPDHDLLELPDLVARAGFEHLQLAPHPDVAPFFRHPTADDALVAAFAKRAADAGVGITSLLPVQRISWPEELQRQAAVKNFRRVLQIAVDLGVRVVNTEFSGRPERAEDSEAAFHKSMEELLPVLEREGLTLNIDPHPDDFVEDGLEAWRIVRGLNSSHVGMVYVASHTFHYGDRATTLLPAVGDRLGAVYAADTFDHRRSHGLRYISNPPGNSARIHQHLRVGDGDVDWKELFDTLRGTGFLDREDAVLVSNVFAEDETALETSRFQLERLTELTAPR from the coding sequence ATGGTCAAGATCGCCCTCGACCCCACGCCGTTCCACCCGGACCACGACCTGCTCGAGCTGCCGGACCTCGTGGCCCGCGCCGGCTTCGAGCACCTGCAGCTCGCCCCGCACCCGGACGTGGCGCCCTTCTTCCGCCACCCCACGGCCGACGACGCGCTCGTCGCGGCCTTCGCCAAGCGCGCCGCCGACGCCGGGGTCGGGATCACCTCCCTGCTGCCGGTCCAGCGCATCTCCTGGCCCGAGGAACTCCAGCGCCAGGCGGCCGTGAAGAACTTCCGCCGGGTCCTGCAGATCGCCGTCGACCTCGGCGTGCGCGTCGTCAACACCGAGTTCTCCGGCCGCCCCGAACGGGCCGAGGACTCCGAGGCGGCGTTCCACAAGTCCATGGAGGAACTGCTGCCCGTCCTCGAACGCGAGGGCCTCACGCTCAACATCGACCCCCACCCGGACGACTTCGTCGAGGACGGCCTGGAGGCGTGGCGGATCGTGCGGGGGCTGAACTCCTCCCACGTGGGCATGGTCTACGTCGCCTCCCACACGTTCCACTACGGGGACCGGGCCACGACGCTGCTGCCGGCGGTGGGCGACCGGCTCGGGGCGGTCTACGCCGCCGACACCTTCGACCACCGCCGGTCGCACGGTCTGCGCTACATCAGCAACCCGCCCGGGAACTCCGCGCGCATCCACCAGCACCTGCGGGTCGGCGACGGCGACGTGGACTGGAAGGAACTGTTCGACACGTTGCGCGGCACGGGGTTCCTCGACCGCGAGGACGCGGTCCTCGTGTCCAACGTGTTCGCCGAGGACGAGACGGCGCTGGAGACGTCGAGGTTCCAGCTCGAGCGGTTGACCGAGCTCACCGCCCCGCGCTGA
- a CDS encoding ANTAR domain-containing protein, translated as MGADRALQREHTVVDDDLSLQLQVVTEELAVADDELAAQQREIDELLARELDARRTASAVVRSVPVPVLVTDAAGAIVEANLAAATLLGVPAARLVRKPVQALVPAPARSAVRDLVSAAAGSRTVGGTVDVSPRSGPDRSVRIVITGGARRLDGRSVLTWVLADATPAQGTADSESPAALHAVAALTALPVGDLSPHELLTRVAALATQAVAGASWTSVVLGDPAEPAELAADSEEAQRIDGAQWRAGEGPAATAYRDGVAVVSADLRQDARWPVLAGPAGQTPVRSALALPIRSRDLSAPSDVRGVLTVYGPEPGAFAGEVQVDRALVFAEAASALLHDLDRIAELRTTAENLTLAMRSRATIEQAKGLVAGWLGCSVEEAFEVLTRLSQDRNVKLRDLAALAVADPSRHDLRPVLAHAHERMQSRRAQESAQEGSSS; from the coding sequence ATGGGCGCCGACCGGGCCCTGCAGCGCGAGCACACCGTCGTGGACGACGACCTCTCCCTCCAGTTGCAGGTCGTCACGGAGGAGCTCGCCGTCGCCGACGACGAGCTGGCCGCGCAGCAGCGGGAGATCGACGAGCTCCTCGCCCGCGAGCTCGACGCCCGGAGGACCGCGAGCGCCGTCGTCCGCAGCGTGCCCGTCCCGGTCCTCGTGACCGACGCGGCCGGGGCGATCGTCGAGGCGAACCTCGCCGCCGCCACCCTCCTCGGCGTGCCCGCCGCGCGGCTGGTGCGCAAACCGGTGCAGGCCCTCGTCCCCGCGCCGGCGCGCTCGGCGGTCCGCGACCTCGTCTCGGCCGCCGCCGGGTCCCGGACGGTGGGAGGGACCGTCGACGTGAGTCCGCGGTCTGGTCCCGACCGCAGCGTCCGGATCGTCATCACGGGCGGGGCCCGCCGCCTCGACGGTCGCTCCGTCCTGACCTGGGTGCTCGCGGACGCGACGCCGGCGCAGGGCACGGCGGACTCCGAGTCCCCGGCCGCCCTGCACGCCGTCGCCGCCCTCACCGCACTGCCCGTGGGGGACCTGTCACCGCACGAACTCCTCACCCGGGTCGCGGCCCTGGCGACGCAGGCCGTGGCGGGGGCGTCGTGGACGAGCGTCGTGCTCGGCGACCCGGCCGAACCGGCGGAGCTGGCCGCGGACTCCGAGGAGGCGCAGCGGATCGACGGCGCCCAGTGGCGAGCGGGGGAGGGCCCCGCGGCGACGGCCTACCGCGACGGGGTCGCGGTGGTCAGCGCCGACCTGCGGCAGGACGCGCGGTGGCCGGTGCTCGCGGGGCCGGCCGGGCAGACCCCCGTGCGCAGCGCGCTCGCGCTGCCCATCCGCTCACGCGACCTGTCCGCGCCGTCGGACGTTCGCGGCGTCCTGACCGTCTACGGCCCCGAACCCGGTGCCTTCGCGGGCGAGGTGCAGGTCGACCGTGCGCTGGTCTTCGCCGAGGCGGCCTCGGCCCTGCTGCACGACCTCGACCGCATCGCCGAGCTGCGCACCACCGCGGAGAACCTCACCCTGGCGATGCGGTCCCGCGCGACGATCGAGCAGGCCAAGGGCCTCGTCGCCGGGTGGCTGGGGTGCAGCGTCGAGGAGGCCTTCGAGGTGCTCACCCGCCTGAGCCAGGACCGCAACGTCAAGCTGCGCGACCTCGCCGCGCTCGCGGTCGCCGACCCCTCCCGCCACGACCTGCGCCCCGTCCTGGCGCACGCCCACGAGCGGATGCAGTCGCGGCGGGCCCAGGAGTCAGCTCAGGAGGGGTCGTCGAGCTGA
- a CDS encoding CheR family methyltransferase: protein MDETVDGTGDGGTAPGTSYGTAEEFESLLEHLKEARGFDFTGYKRASLLRRVHRRMDDVGVARYEEYRDRLEVDAEEFTALFNTILINVTSFFRDLDAWDRLRSDLLPQVLARRPTGPIRAWSAGCASGQEAYTVAICLAEALGPEEFRRRVKIYATDADEDALTQARTATYTDREVRSLPPEMLEKYFEQHGTRYTFRQDLRRSVIFGRADLVQDAPISHVDLLTCRNTLMYLTAETQARIAERLHYSLEPDGLLFLGKAEMLLSQSSLFSPVDLKNRFFRRVGGTRTRPRITATVPPAVYPPTGDDAVTLRAEALAASPVAQIVLNQTGEVVLSNHRADTLFNLSASDAGRPFQDLEVSYRPVELRSAVEQAHTQRRTVWIRDVEFTRPRTDRTFFDVQVVPLRTPLGHVLGTAVVFIDVSRSRQLQDELEDAHRQLETAYEELQSTNEELETTNEELQSTVEELETTNEELHSTNEELETMNEELQSMNDELQNSNHELRLRTDEVSALNGYMEGVFASLRVGVAVVDADMRITVWNAWAADLWGVRADEAAGEHLLNLDIGLPLHEIGPAVRTVLAGEHLATDDAVLELAAVNRRGRPVRVQVTVSSLAGTHGSAGALVVMDQLDDPS from the coding sequence GTGGACGAGACGGTGGACGGGACGGGCGACGGCGGCACCGCGCCGGGGACGTCCTACGGGACGGCGGAGGAGTTCGAGAGCCTGCTCGAGCACCTCAAGGAGGCCCGGGGTTTCGACTTCACGGGGTACAAGCGGGCGAGCCTGCTGCGGCGGGTGCACCGGCGCATGGACGACGTGGGCGTCGCCCGGTACGAGGAGTACCGCGACCGGCTCGAGGTCGACGCCGAAGAGTTCACGGCGTTGTTCAACACGATCCTCATCAACGTCACGTCGTTCTTCCGCGACCTCGACGCGTGGGACCGGCTGCGGTCGGACCTGCTGCCGCAGGTCCTCGCCCGTCGGCCCACCGGGCCCATCCGCGCGTGGAGCGCGGGGTGCGCCTCGGGCCAGGAGGCGTACACCGTGGCGATCTGCCTCGCCGAGGCCCTGGGACCGGAGGAGTTCCGCCGGCGGGTCAAGATCTACGCCACCGACGCCGACGAGGACGCCCTGACGCAGGCCCGGACGGCGACGTACACCGATCGCGAGGTGCGCAGCCTGCCTCCCGAGATGCTCGAGAAGTACTTCGAGCAGCACGGCACCCGCTACACGTTCCGGCAGGACCTGCGGCGGTCGGTCATCTTCGGGCGGGCCGACCTCGTGCAGGACGCCCCGATCTCCCACGTCGACCTGTTGACGTGCCGCAACACCCTGATGTACCTGACGGCCGAGACGCAGGCGCGCATCGCCGAACGGCTGCACTACTCCCTGGAACCCGACGGGCTCCTGTTCCTGGGCAAGGCGGAGATGCTGCTCAGCCAGTCCTCGCTGTTCTCCCCCGTCGACCTGAAGAACCGGTTCTTCCGCCGCGTGGGCGGTACGCGCACCCGGCCGCGCATCACCGCGACGGTCCCGCCTGCGGTCTACCCGCCCACCGGCGACGACGCGGTGACGCTCCGGGCCGAGGCCCTCGCGGCCAGCCCCGTCGCGCAGATCGTCCTGAACCAGACCGGTGAGGTCGTGCTGTCCAACCACCGCGCGGACACGCTCTTCAACCTCTCGGCGTCGGACGCCGGCCGCCCGTTCCAGGACCTCGAGGTCAGCTACCGGCCGGTCGAGCTGCGCTCGGCCGTGGAGCAGGCCCACACCCAGCGCCGCACCGTGTGGATCCGGGACGTGGAGTTCACCCGCCCCCGCACGGACCGGACGTTCTTCGACGTGCAGGTCGTGCCGCTGCGCACCCCCCTGGGACACGTCCTCGGAACGGCCGTCGTGTTCATCGACGTCAGTCGGTCGCGGCAGCTGCAGGACGAGCTGGAGGACGCGCACCGCCAGCTGGAGACCGCCTACGAGGAACTGCAGTCCACGAACGAGGAACTCGAGACGACCAACGAGGAGCTGCAGTCCACCGTCGAGGAGCTGGAGACCACCAACGAGGAGCTGCACTCCACGAACGAGGAACTCGAGACGATGAACGAGGAGCTGCAGTCGATGAACGACGAGCTGCAGAACTCCAACCACGAGCTGCGGCTGCGCACCGACGAGGTCAGCGCCCTCAACGGGTACATGGAGGGCGTCTTCGCCAGCCTGCGTGTCGGGGTCGCCGTCGTCGACGCCGACATGCGGATCACGGTGTGGAACGCGTGGGCCGCGGACCTGTGGGGCGTGCGCGCCGACGAGGCCGCCGGCGAGCACCTGCTGAACCTCGACATCGGCCTGCCGCTGCACGAGATCGGCCCCGCCGTGCGGACGGTCCTGGCCGGTGAGCACCTCGCCACCGATGACGCCGTCCTCGAACTCGCCGCGGTCAATCGGCGCGGGCGACCCGTCCGGGTCCAGGTGACCGTCAGCTCACTGGCGGGGACCCACGGCAGCGCCGGGGCCCTCGTCGTCATGGATCAGCTCGACGACCCCTCCTGA
- a CDS encoding ANTAR domain-containing protein, which produces MSDTDTQDTLADHLRTVLAGPDAHGDEAVAALRVLLDLGWVEPDRVEARLGREPAVRSLAEDLAVARLRARTAAERSRDLQRRTDAVLARAQELRRQTPPRAEAGGEADRVAALEREVAQLRTALENRPRIEHAVGIVMQLVGCDETLAWDLLSRLSQHTNVKVRVMADALASRVGDGHGVPADVAAGLRALAEQEWSGRSRT; this is translated from the coding sequence ATGTCGGACACGGACACGCAGGACACGCTGGCCGACCACCTGCGGACGGTGCTCGCCGGTCCGGACGCCCACGGGGACGAGGCGGTGGCGGCCCTGCGCGTCCTGCTCGACCTCGGCTGGGTCGAACCCGACCGCGTCGAGGCGCGGTTGGGGCGCGAGCCCGCCGTCCGCTCCCTGGCCGAGGACCTCGCGGTCGCCCGCCTCCGGGCCCGCACCGCCGCCGAGCGCAGCCGCGACCTGCAGCGACGCACCGACGCCGTCCTGGCCCGCGCGCAGGAGCTGCGCCGGCAGACGCCTCCACGCGCGGAGGCCGGTGGGGAGGCGGACCGCGTGGCCGCGCTGGAGCGGGAGGTGGCGCAGCTGCGGACCGCGCTGGAGAACCGGCCCCGCATCGAGCACGCCGTCGGCATCGTCATGCAGCTCGTGGGCTGCGACGAGACGCTCGCCTGGGACCTGCTGAGCCGGCTGTCCCAGCACACGAACGTCAAGGTCCGTGTCATGGCCGACGCCCTCGCCTCCCGGGTGGGGGACGGTCACGGGGTGCCGGCCGATGTCGCCGCGGGTCTGCGGGCCCTGGCGGAACAGGAGTGGTCCGGACGCTCTAGAACATGA
- a CDS encoding PAS domain S-box protein: protein MSAPAVLRSAAFAVVFAVAVLLGRATVMDGTSLSLVWPAAGVAVVWFAAQRSAGTVRLDLALLSVTTFVLNAVTGASPALAVCFVGANVLQVLVFGVLFARWCPRAWGAGGREPLTGVGQLMRLLAAAVVATGAGALLGPTAVWALSGTWSWVTTLVWMTRNTASILLLASAAFRVGCLLNARRARSGAAGGHEDVVAPVRLPRGWQRVELLALPVCAAGAYALVFVVYDGLPVAFPLIALAVWAALRFDTTVVLVLDVALGVAAVVLTLTGHGPFALIADDATRAIVVQLYVSMLAVVGLALAMSRDERDVLLASMALSTAASERLAVEAAALRAEAEARGELTAAVLESVDVGIVVADERGRLTMFNRTAQRWHGLDADTGLDPTQHAGRYDLYAADGRTPLSPEEVPLHRVLREGSVADAEIVLAPAGRPAITVVCSGRRMTRPDGSALGAVVVMADVSADRALRRDLEEARGQAGAQADRLQAAFDASLVGNVDLTLEGTVLRANPAAAAMLGRSPADLVGKHWAVHVHPDDRSVADLGRDVAGDLRLLHRDGGVVHTHVSTAVVRDAAGRALHLTTQVLDVSDRVAAEEGVRRQRDVSTRLLQALSDLGEGVLVEHDDQVTYANDALARLTGRGTASLLALPSSLLLVPEDEQAAWAARRTFVPGQVRAALPSVTALRHSGGTTVPVEVTCVPLPDAGGRATLTLVRDLSQQRRAQDALARSNEQLLEANRLKDDLVATLSHDLRQPLSTTTGFAELLLDDWQGLSEEDRRGHLTRIQKAGRWANDLLEDILTMAQLDAGPPLPRTARLHVPALVADVVDRLAVRAGSVDTTGVQDVTVLADRGHLEQVLTNLVGNAFKYGRPPVRVTARRRGDDVLLDVVDAGEGVPPEFVPHLFDRFARATTGTAAGQKGTGLGLFIARELVNANGGDLVYQPAGGGGSRFTLTLNAIPAPGGARAELSGAVELP from the coding sequence GTGAGCGCACCCGCCGTGCTGCGCAGCGCGGCGTTCGCCGTCGTCTTCGCCGTCGCCGTCCTGCTGGGACGGGCGACCGTCATGGACGGCACGAGCCTGAGCCTGGTGTGGCCCGCGGCCGGTGTGGCCGTCGTCTGGTTCGCCGCCCAGCGATCGGCCGGCACGGTCCGCCTGGACCTCGCCCTGCTGTCGGTGACCACCTTCGTCCTCAACGCCGTCACGGGGGCCTCCCCGGCGCTCGCCGTCTGCTTCGTCGGGGCGAACGTGCTGCAGGTCCTCGTGTTCGGTGTCCTCTTCGCGCGCTGGTGCCCGCGGGCGTGGGGTGCGGGCGGGCGGGAACCGCTGACCGGTGTCGGCCAGCTCATGCGGCTGCTGGCCGCGGCGGTGGTGGCCACGGGGGCCGGCGCCCTGCTCGGCCCGACCGCCGTCTGGGCGCTCAGCGGCACGTGGTCCTGGGTGACGACGCTGGTGTGGATGACCCGCAACACCGCGAGCATCCTGCTGCTCGCCTCGGCGGCCTTCCGCGTGGGCTGCCTGCTGAACGCCCGGCGCGCGCGGAGCGGGGCGGCGGGCGGCCACGAGGACGTGGTGGCGCCCGTGCGCCTCCCGCGCGGCTGGCAGCGCGTCGAACTCCTCGCCCTGCCGGTCTGCGCGGCCGGGGCGTACGCGCTCGTGTTCGTCGTCTACGACGGGCTTCCCGTCGCTTTCCCGCTCATCGCCCTCGCCGTCTGGGCCGCGCTGCGCTTCGACACGACCGTCGTCCTCGTCCTCGACGTGGCCCTGGGCGTGGCCGCGGTCGTCCTCACGCTCACCGGGCACGGCCCGTTCGCCCTCATCGCCGACGACGCGACCCGCGCGATCGTCGTCCAGCTCTACGTGAGCATGCTCGCCGTGGTGGGCCTGGCCCTGGCGATGAGCCGGGACGAGCGCGACGTCCTGCTCGCCTCGATGGCGCTCTCGACGGCCGCCAGCGAGCGGCTGGCCGTCGAGGCCGCGGCCCTGCGGGCCGAGGCCGAGGCGCGCGGCGAGCTGACCGCCGCGGTGCTGGAGTCCGTCGACGTCGGGATCGTCGTCGCCGACGAGCGGGGCCGGCTGACGATGTTCAACCGCACCGCCCAGCGCTGGCACGGTCTGGACGCCGACACGGGCCTGGACCCCACCCAGCACGCCGGCCGGTACGACCTCTACGCCGCCGACGGTCGCACCCCGCTGAGCCCCGAGGAGGTGCCGCTGCACCGCGTGCTGCGCGAGGGGTCCGTCGCGGACGCCGAGATCGTCCTCGCCCCGGCCGGGCGACCGGCGATCACGGTGGTGTGCTCGGGACGGCGGATGACGCGACCGGACGGCAGCGCGCTCGGCGCCGTCGTCGTCATGGCCGACGTCAGCGCCGACCGCGCCCTGCGCCGCGACCTCGAGGAGGCCCGCGGCCAGGCCGGCGCGCAGGCCGACCGGCTGCAGGCCGCGTTCGACGCCTCGCTCGTCGGGAACGTCGACCTCACCCTGGAGGGCACGGTCCTGCGGGCCAACCCGGCCGCCGCGGCGATGCTCGGACGCAGCCCGGCCGACCTCGTGGGCAAGCACTGGGCCGTCCACGTCCACCCCGACGACCGGTCCGTCGCCGACCTGGGCCGGGACGTCGCCGGCGACCTGCGCCTCCTGCACCGCGACGGCGGCGTCGTCCACACCCACGTCTCCACGGCCGTCGTCCGGGACGCCGCCGGCCGGGCCCTGCACCTGACGACGCAGGTGCTGGACGTCAGCGACCGCGTCGCCGCGGAGGAGGGCGTCCGCCGCCAGCGCGACGTCTCGACCCGTCTGCTGCAGGCCCTCAGCGACCTCGGGGAGGGCGTCCTCGTCGAGCACGACGACCAGGTCACCTACGCCAACGACGCCCTGGCCCGGCTCACCGGACGGGGCACCGCGAGCCTGCTCGCCCTGCCCTCCTCGCTGCTGCTCGTCCCCGAGGACGAGCAGGCCGCCTGGGCCGCACGGCGCACCTTCGTCCCCGGCCAGGTCCGCGCCGCGCTCCCCTCGGTCACCGCCCTGCGGCACTCCGGCGGGACGACCGTCCCCGTCGAGGTGACCTGCGTCCCCCTGCCCGACGCCGGCGGCCGCGCCACCCTCACGCTCGTGCGGGACCTGTCGCAGCAGCGCCGCGCCCAGGACGCCCTGGCCCGGTCCAACGAGCAGCTGCTGGAGGCGAACCGCCTCAAGGACGACCTCGTGGCCACCCTCAGCCACGACCTGCGGCAGCCGTTGTCGACGACCACCGGTTTCGCCGAACTGCTGCTCGACGACTGGCAGGGGCTGAGCGAGGAGGACCGGCGCGGGCACCTCACCCGCATCCAGAAGGCCGGCCGCTGGGCCAACGACCTCCTCGAGGACATCCTCACGATGGCCCAGCTGGACGCCGGCCCACCGCTCCCGCGGACCGCGCGGCTGCACGTGCCGGCGCTCGTCGCCGACGTCGTCGACCGCCTGGCCGTGCGGGCGGGTTCGGTCGACACGACCGGTGTGCAGGACGTCACGGTGCTCGCCGACCGCGGCCACCTCGAGCAGGTCCTCACCAACCTGGTGGGCAACGCCTTCAAGTACGGCCGGCCGCCGGTGCGGGTGACGGCCCGCCGTCGCGGTGACGACGTGCTCCTGGACGTCGTCGACGCCGGGGAGGGAGTCCCCCCGGAGTTCGTGCCGCACCTGTTCGACCGCTTCGCCCGCGCCACCACCGGGACCGCGGCCGGGCAGAAGGGCACCGGGCTCGGGTTGTTCATCGCCCGGGAACTCGTCAACGCCAACGGCGGCGACCTCGTCTACCAGCCCGCCGGCGGGGGTGGTTCGAGGTTCACGCTGACGCTCAACGCGATCCCGGCGCCGGGTGGGGCCAGGGCGGAACTCAGCGGGGCCGTCGAACTCCCCTGA
- a CDS encoding sensor domain-containing diguanylate cyclase: MDRKDWIALAQADRADAAPSTREAARLAALRDYRLLDAPADDELTAVVRAAALVAGVPHATLNLVDEDRQCQLTTVGFEGADSARADSMCALHFEEGLLVHVPDASRDPRFARNPWVDGRLGHVRTYASSPLVSADGHALGSLCVFDTVPGPVAAERLAVLQDLAGVLVALFERRRQAREAADQGRRAGEARELAVLAMSEAEARWEQSEAVAETVDVGLVVVDGEGHVTSLNRTAREWHGDAAVHFAADGTTPLAPCELPWLRALREGSVEGVELVLATPDRAPRTLVCSGRAMRRTDGSPLGAVVALHDVTQARDREKALAAAHAALAEHSARVQSLADASRALAAAPDPQQVVCRLVRELTGADAAYLLYPVPGDRGPELRPVATAGLPDVDIVYPLDEPSLAGLTFTSAAPVFVGDVSTHPRASQRLANLTGVASGAWHPVVLSGQTSGQRTVGVLGVFWREVRHELPEHVLPVLQTLTGEVAHAAERAELLQRLADAAERDTLTGLANRRRWDDVIATEVARAGRTGAPLSVAVIDLDHFKRYNDGHGHLGGDALLREFAAAAQECLREVDVIARWGGEEFVVALPGCAAPDAVTVADRIRAAVPRGQSCTIGVAQWRPGLLAHDVVARADAALYAGKEQGRDRTVVAP, from the coding sequence GTGGACCGGAAGGACTGGATCGCGCTCGCGCAGGCGGACCGGGCCGACGCCGCTCCGAGCACCCGTGAGGCGGCGCGGCTGGCCGCCCTGCGCGACTACCGCCTGCTCGACGCCCCCGCCGACGACGAGCTGACGGCCGTCGTCCGTGCCGCCGCGCTCGTCGCCGGCGTCCCGCACGCGACGCTGAACCTCGTCGACGAGGACCGGCAGTGCCAGCTGACGACCGTGGGGTTCGAGGGTGCCGACTCCGCTCGCGCCGACTCGATGTGCGCGCTGCACTTCGAGGAGGGCCTCCTCGTCCACGTCCCGGACGCCTCCCGGGACCCGCGGTTCGCCCGCAACCCCTGGGTCGACGGCCGGCTCGGCCACGTCCGCACCTACGCCTCCTCGCCGCTGGTCAGCGCCGACGGCCACGCCCTGGGCTCGCTCTGCGTCTTCGACACCGTCCCCGGCCCCGTCGCCGCCGAGCGCCTCGCGGTCCTGCAGGACCTCGCGGGCGTCCTCGTCGCCCTCTTCGAACGGCGCCGGCAGGCCCGTGAGGCCGCCGACCAGGGCCGCCGCGCCGGTGAGGCGCGCGAGCTGGCCGTCCTGGCGATGTCGGAGGCGGAGGCGCGCTGGGAGCAGAGCGAAGCCGTCGCCGAGACCGTCGACGTGGGGCTGGTCGTCGTCGACGGCGAGGGTCACGTGACCTCGCTCAACCGCACGGCCCGGGAGTGGCACGGCGACGCCGCCGTCCACTTCGCCGCCGACGGCACCACCCCGCTCGCCCCGTGCGAGCTGCCGTGGCTGCGTGCGCTGCGCGAGGGGTCGGTCGAGGGCGTCGAACTCGTCCTCGCGACCCCCGACCGGGCACCCCGGACCCTCGTCTGCTCCGGGCGGGCCATGCGCCGCACCGACGGTTCTCCCCTCGGGGCCGTCGTGGCGCTGCACGACGTCACGCAGGCCCGAGACCGGGAGAAGGCGCTGGCCGCGGCGCACGCGGCGCTCGCCGAGCACTCCGCGCGCGTGCAGTCCCTGGCCGACGCCTCGCGGGCGCTGGCCGCGGCGCCGGACCCGCAGCAGGTCGTCTGCCGGCTGGTCCGGGAGCTGACCGGGGCCGACGCCGCCTACCTGCTGTACCCCGTGCCCGGCGACCGCGGGCCCGAGCTGCGCCCGGTCGCCACCGCGGGCCTGCCCGACGTCGACATCGTCTACCCCCTCGACGAACCCTCCCTGGCCGGGTTGACCTTCACGTCGGCGGCCCCCGTGTTCGTCGGTGACGTCAGCACGCACCCGCGCGCCTCCCAGCGGCTCGCGAACCTCACGGGGGTCGCCTCGGGCGCCTGGCACCCCGTCGTGCTGTCGGGCCAGACGTCCGGACAGCGCACCGTCGGGGTGCTCGGCGTGTTCTGGCGCGAGGTCCGCCACGAGCTGCCCGAGCACGTGCTGCCCGTCCTGCAGACCCTGACCGGCGAGGTCGCCCACGCCGCCGAACGCGCCGAACTCCTGCAGCGCCTCGCCGACGCGGCCGAGCGGGACACGCTGACCGGCCTGGCCAACCGCCGCCGCTGGGACGACGTCATCGCCACCGAGGTGGCGCGGGCCGGGCGCACCGGCGCCCCGCTGAGCGTCGCCGTCATCGACCTCGACCACTTCAAGCGCTACAACGACGGCCACGGCCACCTCGGGGGCGACGCGCTCCTGCGCGAGTTCGCCGCCGCCGCCCAGGAGTGCCTGCGCGAGGTCGACGTCATCGCCCGCTGGGGCGGGGAGGAGTTCGTCGTCGCGCTGCCCGGGTGCGCGGCGCCGGACGCCGTCACCGTCGCCGACCGCATCCGTGCCGCGGTCCCCCGCGGGCAGAGCTGCACGATCGGCGTCGCCCAGTGGCGACCGGGCCTGCTCGCCCACGACGTCGTCGCCCGCGCCGACGCGGCCCTCTACGCCGGCAAGGAGCAGGGCCGCGACCGCACGGTGGTGGCCCCGTGA